The sequence GGCTTCGGATACCATTGTGTAATTTGGTAAGATTGTTCATTATGCCCTAATCGCGAAGTAACTCCTTTTGGAATTTTTACATGAAATGGAGTGGTAATAATTATTTTATCGCCGCTTTTTAAGGGTTTATTTAAGATTAACTTACAAATATCAATATGTTCAGTATCGTATTCCCATTTTATTTGTTTACCATTAACTTTAAAATCAAGCGAATCAATATAGCCTCTTTGAGTTTCGAGATTAAAAAGCTTATATTTTCCTCTATTTTCAATTTTTTGTGCTGCTAATGCAGTAGAATTGTTGTCATAAGCATTTGGCCATAAATGGAAATAGATGAAATCAAGGTCATCGGGTGAATTATTTATGTATTCAATAGTTTCAACTGCAAATAATTCATGCTTTATATCATCTAAGCGAACATCTATTTTATAATTTACTTCCTGTTGAAAATATTCCTGAGTATAAGAATATGTAATCGAAAATATAATTATACAAAAAAGAAAAATTAACGATTTTATTTGTTTCATAATTTGAATATTAGGTTTAACAAAAATAATTTTTAATATTAATATATCTAAGAATATTAAAATAATTAACTGAACTAAACTGTCGGTATAATGAATTCAATTGTATAATAATTGTAGTTAATTATTTTTTAATATTATATTGTATGACGACTTAAAGTAACAATAAGTTACAAATAATTTTATCAAGTTTTTACATTGTTCAATTGTTTCATTACTCACAGAATATTTTTTTTATATTGTGTTCGTGAGATTGCTTCGCTAAGTTGTTCTATTGTTATTTTCCATATTATACCATTTGTAATTATAAAATAGTTCAAGGGTTATTTTATAATTTTACCACGGTTAATGCCAGTGCTATACCGACGTATCGGTACAGGCTATGAAAATAGTCTAATAAAATTTGACTATAGTGAATGTCCAACCGGTATTATTTGTATTTCAATCCCGAGTACTCGGGAAACAATTTGATAAAAAACTAAAACAGTTTTTATTCCTGCCAGCAGGCAGGTTGAAATATCAATAGTAGAACAGATTACAGAGTTTTCTTGCAAGCTCTAATTAGTTATTTATATTTGGATACTTTTTGGGTATTAATATTAATTACTAAATTTATCAAATATATAATTGCAAATTTTTATGACTGAGAAAAGACGTTTTTTTCATAGTCTGATATTTCCATGTTTTTTCCTATTTATAATATGGATTATTAAACTTTTTGAATATTTTTTTGACCTTGATTTATCTGTTTATGGTATTTTCCCTTTAAAAATTAAAGGTTTATTAGGAATAATTACTTCTCCTTTAATTCATGGAGATTTTAATCATTTAATAGCAAATTCAATTCCAATACTGGTTTTAAGTACCGGGATATTTTATTTTTATCGAAATATTGCATATAAAGTCTTTTTCCTGATATATTTAATTGCAGGAATTTGGATTTGGCTTAGTGCCAGGCAAGCATATCATATTGGATGTAGTGGTTTAATATATGGATTTGCATCATTTCTGTTTTTTAGTGGTATTCTCAGTAAAGACAGGAAATTAATGGCAATTTCATTATTAACAATATTTTTATATGGCGGGTTAATTTGGGGAATATTTCCGCTAAAGAAAAATATTTCATGGGAATCGCATTTATTGGGGATGATTGCCGGAATTGTTTTGGCATTTTATTACAAAAATTATAAACCAGGACAAGAACTTAGTAAAACCATTGATATATCAGGAGAAGCTAATCAGGATATTACATTTGATAATATTGATATATATTATCATTTTTCAGAAGACATAACAGAAGAAGAACAATAACTTTTTATTTATTTAAAAAAGATACTGCTATCCATGCCATTAGTCCCATTCCTGTACAAAGTGCATTTTCATCAATATTAAAAGTAGAAGTATGCAAATGTGATATTTTATTATTACCGGCAGTTCCTAAACGATAAAATGTTGAAGGATATTTTTGAGCAAAATAAGCAAAATCTTCGGCTGTCATTCTTATTTCCATATCTTCAACATTTTCTTTTCCTAAATACTGCTCGGCAAATGATTTTGCCTGTTCTGTTACAAGCTCATTGTTCTTAAGAAAGGGATAACCTTTAACAATTTTCACTTCACATTTTCCTCCCATACCTTCGGCAATTGACTTTGCGATTTTTTCAATTTTCAGATGTGCTTCTTTTCGCCATTCTTCATCCATGGTGCGAAATGTGCCATCAATTTTAACTTTATTCGGGATTACATTTGTTGCACCATTTGCTTCAACTCTTCCAAATGATAAAACTGTAGGAATTGATGCTTGTGCATTTCGACTTACAATTTGTTGAAGTGCTACAATAATTTGCGAAGCTATTAACACTGTATCGGTTACCTTATCTGTTATTGCTGCATGTCCGCCCTTTCCTGAAACGGTTAAATAAATTTCATCAGATGAAGCCATATACATTCCTTTTCGGAAACCTGCTTTTCCCGATTTCATTGTTGGTAAAACATGTTGTCCTATCACAATATCGGGTTCAGAATCTTTTAAAGTTCCCTCATCAAGCATTAGCAATGCACCACCCGGCAGTAATTCCTCTCCGGGTTGGAAAATCAATTTAACTGTTCCTTCAAATTTATCTTTAAGAATATTCAGTATCTTTGCAGTTCCTAACAATGAAGCTGTATGTGCATCATGTCCGCATGCATGCATTGTTTTATTTACAGATTTATAGGGTATTTCGTTTTCTTCAATTATTGGTAAAGCATCCATATCGGCTCGTAAAGCTATTATTTTTTTATCAGGATTTTTTCCTTTAATTGTAGCAATAATTCCTGTCTTAACATATTCATTTTTATAAGAAACATTATATTCATCAAGTTTTGAACAAATAAACTCTGATGTTTCAAATTCATTGAACGAAAGCTCAGGATTTTGATGAATATGCCTTCTTATTGAAATTATTTCTTTATGAAAATTTTCAGAAAGTTCTTTTATTTGGTTAATTAATTCCATACTGATATAAATTTGATTCAAGTTACATTTGTGATAATGATAGTAGTACTAATTAGTGCCTATCTATAATATCATAAGTTTTATATAACCAAACCCTCGGGGTTTTACTAATCAATTGAAAATAAATATTTTACAATTTATATTTATATATTTTTATTAAACCCCGAGGGTTTTTGTCAACTTTATGGATTGATCCTAATTAAAAATCCAGACTTAATGATATATAAAACATTTTGTTTTTTGCTTCGTTTTTTTCAATTCCCCATGCCCAGTCGGCACGTATAAAATATCCCAGGAGCTTGCTTCTTAACCCAAATCCGTATCCGGCAACAAACGGGTCTTTATTTTTATCAATAATTACTGTTAAATTTCCAAGTACAACCTCTTCAAAATTATAAGCATTTCTATTAGCATATGGCGACCAGCCTGTCCATGCACTACCTGCATCAAAAAATCCGACAAACATCAGGTTTGCTAAAAAATCACTATTTATCGGGCGATTTGCAAAATAACGGATAAAAGGCCATCTAATTTCACTATTAATAAGAGCAAAACTGTTTCCGTTTCTTACATTTTGTGAAAATCCACGCATATTTGTTGCTACAGTCTGGTAAACATAATTTTTTGTCCTGTCAATATCAATATCATTGTTAAAAGTTGGAACTTTGGCAGATAAATTAATCCAATTATCAGTACTACCAAGATAATATATTAATAAACTATTACCGAACGAAGTAGAAGTAGCAAAACGATTTGCCCAAATTAAACAACGGTGAATTCTTTGATAATTTCTTACATCAGTACCTATGACATATAAATTCTGATTTAATTCTTTATCTATTTGTTTATAATATTCTCCAAAAACTTTCATTCTTGTTCCGTCAAATAAATTTAATCCCAATGATTTTGTATTATCATAAACATATTCCATTTTTATTCCTGCCCATATTCCTAATAAATTATCCCTTCCAAGATTTTTATAATCGGTTGACAAAAATACTGTCCTGTCATATCTTAGACTTGTTGTTAATCTTAAAGAAGAAACCTGGTCAATAGGATATTTTAATAAAAACATTAACTGTTGGGCATGGGTTTTTGCTAAAAAATCTTGTCCATAATTTTCATAAGCCTGCCTGTGAAATATATATTGTTTATCAAATCTGTTTTTAAGGTTTTCAACACTGATAAGATATTCGTTACTATTAAAATTACCTGAAAATCTAAATCCGGCAGTTATTTTATAATCTTCGAAAAGGTCTGTTGCCCCGATTTTTGAATACACATTAAATCCGGGATTAAAATATACAGCACCTCCTGTAAAAACCTGGTATGATTCGTTTAAAAATCCAAAATCAATCTGATTTACAACATAGTTTGTGTAAAAATTAGTAAAATAGACCATTTGCCTTGGAAATTTAGGTTCCTCTTTTTCTTTATCACTTAAATAAAGTGAGGTGTCAATATAATTTAGCTCTGAATAATATTCACCTTTTTTTTCAATTTCGAAAACATAATTATTTATATCTATATCTGTTATGGATTTATCATAAATCATTATAGGTTTGGGTGAAATAATTATACTATCAATTTTTGGGGTTTCAGCTATTAATTTATGTTCTTCTGATATACTGTCATTTTCTTCAATTTTCAATTTTTCAGTTAGTTTTTTTCTGAATTCAGAATTTTTATAATCACCGTAATAAATATTTTTATCTGTTCTTAATTCATTAAAATACATTGAGTATTTACCATTATAATACAATATTTCAGCATAATTATTTGTATTTATATTTATATCTTGTTCATTAATATTTCGTGAATAATTAGTCAAAGGAAAATTTTTTGTAACATACCTGTAATGAATACTTGTATCTACAAAACTAATAGTGCTGTCATAAGCAAGGAGGTGTCTGTTAATAATACCATTTTCGTCACTTAAATAGATATAATTGAATTTAGAAGCCCCATAAGGATATTTATCTGTAACATAGGGAGTTTCAGACAATCGTGCAAGTTTTTTTGATTTGCTTTTATAATCATAAACGAAAATATCGTATGTGTTTTGTGTTTCAAAATGTTCTTTCTTTTCGAAAATTATAGAATCAGTTTTTCTGTTTGAACTAAAAATAATTTTATAAGAATTCGCTGCATCTTCATCAGGTAAATTAATAAATCGTGGATTTATATCGTCTGCCAAATCTTTTGTAATTTGTCGATTAGCATTTGCAGCAATAGAATGAATAAAAATATCAGTTTGCCCGTTTTTTATTCCTGAAAATACCATTTCTGAACCATCGGGCGAATAATTAAAGTCTAATATTTTTTCAATATAAAATAATTCCCTTGTTTGAAGTTTTTTGGTTTCCATTATATAATACGTAAGTAATATTTTACCTTTTCTTTCGGTAATTATCGCTAGTATTTCACCTGAAGGATGCCATGCAAGTATAGGATAGGAATAATCAGTGATTTGTTCTAATTTATGTTCCCGTTTAAAGATTTTTTTTATTTTTTTTGTTTGTGTATCGTAAAGCCAGACTTTATACTGTCCGTTTTCATTTGTAGTAAAAGCAATAAAATTTGAGTTTGGACTTATTTTTATTTGTTGATAAACCCTGCGTTTTTTCGATCTTTTAAGAATTGGTGTCTCTTCAGGTAAATTACATATATTATCTGTTTCTTCGTACTTTGATTTGCAATATATCAACCATTCATCGGTTAGTTCTTTTAATGGGACACCAAGCACATAAAGAAATCCATTATCAATGTTTTTACTTATTCTTGTTAAATATAATATATTTGGAATTACTCCTTCGCCATAAATGTCAGTAATATATTTCCAAATTGCATGTCCGGCATAAACAGCTTCTTTACCTTCAAGGCGGTTAAATTTTTTATATCTCCCTGATAATACCGCATCTTTAATATGATTTTCAATATTAATATCATATTTATTTGATACAAAAGATATTAAACCTTTCACATACCAATCAGGCAAATTTAATAAGGTTGAACTTGCCATTTTGTCTTTAATGTCGCTGCCATATAACATCTCATTTAATAAAACTTCTGTAATTGAAGCATCTATTTGCCTTTCAAGTTTTCTATGATCTCCTTCGTAATATAAAAAAACTTTATTATTCACAATATTTGTTAATCCACCAATATTGTACTGGTCTTTACCTGTAATTAAACCAATATTGCTTTGCCTAAAATCGGAATGTTTGTTATAAACGATAAATACAATTCTTTTATCAAGCGAATACTCAAAAAAGTATTCAATTTCGATAATTTTTTTGTTGGCATATTTACCACAATATTTAGCCAGTTCGCTTCCGCCAACATAAAAATAAGTGTCAAGTTTTTTATAACGAAAATATTGCCAGTAAAAATCAATATATTGAACTCTGTTCTTGCCAAAATCCATCTTAAGTCCGTTATAAAATTGTCCTTTTAATGGAGTATTTAGGATAAAAAACAAAACCAAAATAAAAAAGGCTGAATTGTATGATATTTTATTTTTTTTGGTCAATTATTTCTATTATTAAAAATTCAAAATTAGTTATTATAATCAGTGTTAACAAAAATGCTTTTAAAATTTGCTATTAATTAGTGCTTGTTCATAAAGTACGTCATTGCGAACGTAGTGAAGCAACTTTTCTCATGACTGAAAGGAGTAATCTTGTTATCAATGTATTGAATATCAGATTGCCTGCCTACCGTCAGGCAGGCTTCGTCGTTCCTCCTCGCAATGACGACTAAAAGTATGGACATTATAGACAAGCTCTAATTAACATTTCTTTGTCTTAATACTTCATATAAAATTATTCCTGCAGCTACTGAAACATTTAGTGATTCAATATTACCAAAAATTGGTATTTTTACCAACATATCGCTTAAGTCTAATAATTCTTTTTTTATACCTTTATCTTCAGCTCCCATGATAATAGCTAAGGGAAGATTAAAGTCTGCTGAATAAATAATTTTATCAGATTTTTCGGTAGCTGCACAAATTTGAATGCCGCAATTTTTTAAAAATGATATTGTGGTTTTCAGATTATTGCTTTTGCAAATTGGCATATTATTTAATGCACCTGCTGAAGTTTTCATTGAATCAGAATTAATTTGTGCAGAGCCTTTTGTTGAAATAATAATACCATTAACTGCTGCACATTCCGCTGTACGAACAATTGCTCCGAAGTTTCGCACATCTGATATACTATCAAGAATAAGAAATAACGGAACTTCACCTTTCTCATATACTTGCGGAACTAGATTTTCTATATTACAAAATATTACAGGTGAAATAAAAGCAATTATTCCCTGATGGTTTTTTCGTGTAATACGGTTTAATTTTTCAACAGGTACAAACTGAAAAGGAATATTTAGTTCTTTTATTGTAACAAAAAGTTTGTTAAATAATTCTCCCCTTAACCCGTTTTTAATAAATACTTTTTCAATTTCCTTAGCGGCTTTGATGGTTTCTTCTACTGCACGTATTCCAAAACAAATTTCTGATGTTGACTTCACTTCTATTATTGTTTTTTGTTTGTTGTTTGTTGTTTGTTGTTTGTTGTTTGTTGTTTGTTGTTTGTCGTTTGCTGGCTACTGTCTACTGCCTACTGATGACTGCTGACTGCCTACTGTTATTTTAGCTATTCATTTTCCACTGAAAATGCCTGACCGTTTCTCCATGAATCAACAGCATTGAACCATAATCTGTCATAAAAATCTGATCTTAACAGA is a genomic window of Bacteroidales bacterium containing:
- a CDS encoding rhomboid family intramembrane serine protease, which produces MTEKRRFFHSLIFPCFFLFIIWIIKLFEYFFDLDLSVYGIFPLKIKGLLGIITSPLIHGDFNHLIANSIPILVLSTGIFYFYRNIAYKVFFLIYLIAGIWIWLSARQAYHIGCSGLIYGFASFLFFSGILSKDRKLMAISLLTIFLYGGLIWGIFPLKKNISWESHLLGMIAGIVLAFYYKNYKPGQELSKTIDISGEANQDITFDNIDIYYHFSEDITEEEQ
- the rlmB gene encoding 23S rRNA (guanosine(2251)-2'-O)-methyltransferase RlmB, encoding MKSTSEICFGIRAVEETIKAAKEIEKVFIKNGLRGELFNKLFVTIKELNIPFQFVPVEKLNRITRKNHQGIIAFISPVIFCNIENLVPQVYEKGEVPLFLILDSISDVRNFGAIVRTAECAAVNGIIISTKGSAQINSDSMKTSAGALNNMPICKSNNLKTTISFLKNCGIQICAATEKSDKIIYSADFNLPLAIIMGAEDKGIKKELLDLSDMLVKIPIFGNIESLNVSVAAGIILYEVLRQRNVN
- a CDS encoding amidohydrolase, with product MELINQIKELSENFHKEIISIRRHIHQNPELSFNEFETSEFICSKLDEYNVSYKNEYVKTGIIATIKGKNPDKKIIALRADMDALPIIEENEIPYKSVNKTMHACGHDAHTASLLGTAKILNILKDKFEGTVKLIFQPGEELLPGGALLMLDEGTLKDSEPDIVIGQHVLPTMKSGKAGFRKGMYMASSDEIYLTVSGKGGHAAITDKVTDTVLIASQIIVALQQIVSRNAQASIPTVLSFGRVEANGATNVIPNKVKIDGTFRTMDEEWRKEAHLKIEKIAKSIAEGMGGKCEVKIVKGYPFLKNNELVTEQAKSFAEQYLGKENVEDMEIRMTAEDFAYFAQKYPSTFYRLGTAGNNKISHLHTSTFNIDENALCTGMGLMAWIAVSFLNK